The genome window GACGGCACCGGCCAGAATCCATCCTCCAGCCCCCCCACCTCAACCGTCATCGCAAAGGTCCGCGGCTTGGTGTCAACGTCGCCGTACATCCAGTCATCGGAATCGCCGTTCGTTTCGTACCCGATCGTCGCCACACTCGTGCCGAAATCGTAATAGCTGTGCGATGTCATCATACCGGCAAGGCGGCGGTAGATCGCGGAGTCCGGCGGCATCATCGCGCTCCATCCCCAGGGATAGAGCAGCGCATTCGCATACGAATGAAAGTTGACTGCGAGAGCGAAGCCACGCGCGACGCAGAGATCGCGGAGTGCTCTGGTCTCGGGCTCGGAGAATGCCGCGGGACCGCGGTACGTGTCCCGGCTGGAGAGAGGACTGGAGCCTGTGTTGTCGGCGCCCCATTGGTATCCGTAGTTGCGGTTCAGATCCACCCCGTAGGATCCGTCGCCATTGTCCCGCCGGTTCTTCCGCCACATCCCTCCGCCACCGGGGGCGATGGTCTCATTGTGGACGTAGCCGTCAGGATTGACCACCGGCACGAACGTCAGCTCCCGATGATCCAGGATGTCCGTCACGTCGTCGTTGATGCCGTACTGCTCGAGAAGGTACCACATCGTATAGAGGAGGGTCATCATCCCGCCGGGCTCGCGCGCATGATGCAGCGCCGTGAAGAGCGCGCGCGGCTCGGCCTCGTCGATATCGGGATTGCGCGTGATGCGCACGCCCCAGATCGTCCGGTTCTCGGCCGTGACACCGATGGCTTCGCGGAACGTGATGAGCGACGGGTAGGCACGGCGCATGGAGTCGAGCTCTGCTTCCACTTCCGCCAGCGTCAGATATCCGCCCATGGAACCGAGATGGAAGTGGTTGACGCGGGACTGCCCGGATGGAACGGCACGTGCGTTGTCGCGGCGTGCCCTGTCGGCATAGGTACGGGTGACATCCGGATCCAGAACGGTCAGGGTGATGCCGAGCCCCTCCACCCGGGAGATCTCAGCACCGGTCAACATGAGGGTCCTGCCGCCACCCGGAAGACGAACAGCTTCTTCCACCGGGATACCGGCAGCGCCCATCCGCGCGAGTTCAGGAGCCCCCGCCTCGAAGCGGACGCGCATATGCGGACCATCACCGGCACGCACAGCGATGCATCCGAACAGGCCTGCCAGCAGCACTGCGGATACACGGAACAACCACCGATCAATACCTGATACTGTCATCGTGGGACCCGGCCATCCTCACCGGAGCAGAAGCATTTTCATCGTATCCGTGGAACCTCCCGCACGCATCGTGCACAGGTACACACCGCTCGCCATGCGTGCCGCGTCGAACGGTACGCGGTACGTACCGGGCGTCATCGGGCCGTCGACCAGCGTCGCGACCTCGCGCCCGAGGATGTCGAAGACCTGCACACGCACCTGCACGGCAGTACCCGTGCCACCCTGCACCCTGACGCCGATCATGGTCATGCCGTTGAAGGGATTGGGATAGTTCTGGATCAGTCCCATCGTCTCCGGGATGCCGGCGTCCACCTGATCGACCCCGACCGTGATCGTACCCGTGCCGCCGAACTGCGTGTACCGCGCGGCGAATTCCTGAAGATAGGCAAGCGCGACCGTGTCATCCTCGACGATGAGGGTGTTCTCGTTATTGGAGTTCTCGGCGGCGTTCGTCCAGTTGTGCGACCCGGTGATCACCGTTGGATGATTCACCCGGTCCCAGTTCGCGCCCCAATCGGCGGAGAGAATGGCATACTTGTGATGCAGAAGGCCACTCCCCGCTTTCAACCGGATGTCCATTCCTTTGCCGACCAGGTAGTCATACTGCGAGCCCTGATCATCCTTGCTGTCGATCGCGCCCAGAACGCGGAGTCCTGCGGTGTGCCGCGCCAGCAACGCATTGGCGATGTCGGACCGCGTGAGCGTCAGCAGCGAGAAATAGATCGACGCCTGCGCACTGTTCACGGCGTCGATGATGTACGACGTGGTGTGGTCGCTCGGGCTGAAATAGCACGAGACACGACGACCGCCGATGATGAACCGGTGCGGCGTGTTGTCCGTCTTGCGGGCGCCAAAGCGTGAGACAGCAGCGTTGGGCGACTCGGTCGTGCTTCCCCACATCTCAT of Ignavibacteriota bacterium contains these proteins:
- a CDS encoding T9SS type A sorting domain-containing protein is translated as MQAFSVAAGDTSKAGDMLVSTASPLTATGTIRVYFNKSVSTSFPSYVPPANGEQNLVVRLLARIGAARTSIDAAFYSLSGSPGTELANALIAARSRGVSVRVVCEADNRNSAALNALATAGVPLITDAFDPVNAGAGLMHNKFVVIDGRGGVADSVWVWTGSWNPTDPGTNLDYQNAMEIQDPALAGAFVTEFNEMWGSTTESPNAAVSRFGARKTDNTPHRFIIGGRRVSCYFSPSDHTTSYIIDAVNSAQASIYFSLLTLTRSDIANALLARHTAGLRVLGAIDSKDDQGSQYDYLVGKGMDIRLKAGSGLLHHKYAILSADWGANWDRVNHPTVITGSHNWTNAAENSNNENTLIVEDDTVALAYLQEFAARYTQFGGTGTITVGVDQVDAGIPETMGLIQNYPNPFNGMTMIGVRVQGGTGTAVQVRVQVFDILGREVATLVDGPMTPGTYRVPFDAARMASGVYLCTMRAGGSTDTMKMLLLR